The following coding sequences are from one Sphingomonadaceae bacterium OTU29LAMAA1 window:
- the tatB gene encoding Sec-independent protein translocase protein TatB: MFGVDSSEFLLIAIVALVVIGPKDLPKAMRVVGYWVGKARGVSRSFRQGFDNMVREAELEEMEKRWAAENARIMAEHPVSSDAESLAAAEPGVPAPATGAQPAQQSSGIDAPAMVEKTMVVPAADHQPSARPDSTPS, translated from the coding sequence ATGTTCGGCGTAGACTCGTCCGAATTCCTGCTGATCGCTATCGTGGCGCTGGTGGTGATCGGGCCGAAAGACCTGCCCAAGGCGATGCGTGTCGTCGGCTATTGGGTCGGCAAGGCGCGTGGCGTGAGTCGCTCGTTCCGGCAGGGCTTCGATAACATGGTACGCGAGGCCGAACTGGAGGAGATGGAGAAGCGCTGGGCCGCGGAGAACGCGCGGATCATGGCGGAACATCCGGTTTCGTCCGATGCCGAATCGCTTGCGGCTGCCGAGCCGGGCGTGCCTGCGCCGGCCACGGGCGCGCAGCCGGCACAGCAATCATCCGGGATCGACGCACCGGCGATGGTAGAAAAAACGATGGTGGTTCCAGCCGCCGACCATCAACCCTCTGCTCGGCCTGATAGCACTCCCTCATGA
- a CDS encoding twin-arginine translocase TatA/TatE family subunit: MGSFSPIHLLVLAVVAILLLGGGRFSSLMGDVAKGVKNFKKGMAEQDDDAATKPAPRIEAQKAAEPAFDRDGERVRDDR; encoded by the coding sequence ATGGGCAGCTTCAGCCCGATCCATCTGCTCGTTCTTGCCGTCGTCGCAATCCTGCTGCTGGGTGGTGGACGATTCTCAAGCCTGATGGGCGACGTCGCCAAGGGCGTGAAAAACTTCAAGAAGGGCATGGCCGAGCAGGACGACGACGCCGCGACGAAGCCTGCGCCGCGGATCGAAGCGCAGAAGGCTGCCGAGCCCGCTTTCGATCGCGATGGCGAGCGCGTTCGCGACGACCGTTAA
- a CDS encoding deoxyguanosinetriphosphate triphosphohydrolase has product MTSRAPWASDPARSRGRLYEEQTGTAPIAVRGPRDDFQRDRDRIIHSISFRRLRHKTQVFMAPDGDHFRVRLTHSLEVAQIGRTIARVLGLNEDLTEALCLAHDIGHPPFGHAGEDALKAALADAGGFDHNGHTLRALTHIERPYPRWDGLNLTWETLEGLAKHNGPVRHPGWALRAADTAFPLDLTTHASLEAQVAAIADDIAYDNHDIDDGLRAGLLTLDQLLAVPIVARGWGAACARFPDVAPKRLASELVRSQIGTMVNDLIEETTRRVAASGVASADDVRHAGSPLCGFSPAMREEERDLKRFMYANLYHHPRQLEAAAVAHGIVSGLFAAYRADPAAMSDEWAEDVPAAEPERSRHIADFIAGMTDRYAIARYRELVGKIDLPEGF; this is encoded by the coding sequence GTGACGTCCCGCGCGCCCTGGGCCTCCGATCCGGCCCGGAGCAGAGGCCGGTTGTACGAGGAGCAGACCGGCACCGCACCGATCGCCGTGCGTGGGCCACGCGATGATTTCCAGCGCGATCGCGACCGGATCATCCATTCGATCAGCTTCCGCCGGCTGCGGCACAAGACGCAGGTGTTCATGGCGCCGGATGGCGATCATTTCCGCGTTCGCCTGACCCATAGTCTGGAGGTCGCACAGATCGGCCGGACGATCGCGCGGGTGCTGGGGCTGAACGAGGACCTGACCGAGGCGCTGTGTCTGGCGCACGATATCGGCCATCCGCCGTTCGGCCATGCCGGCGAGGATGCGCTGAAGGCGGCGCTGGCCGATGCGGGGGGCTTCGATCACAACGGCCATACGCTGCGCGCGCTGACGCACATCGAGCGGCCGTACCCCCGCTGGGATGGGCTGAACCTGACGTGGGAAACGCTCGAGGGTCTGGCGAAGCATAATGGCCCGGTGCGGCATCCCGGCTGGGCGTTGCGTGCCGCGGATACGGCCTTTCCGCTCGATCTGACGACGCACGCCAGTCTCGAGGCGCAGGTGGCGGCGATCGCGGACGACATCGCATACGACAACCACGATATCGACGATGGACTGCGCGCGGGCTTGCTGACGCTGGACCAGTTGCTGGCGGTGCCGATCGTGGCGCGGGGATGGGGGGCGGCGTGCGCGCGCTTCCCCGACGTCGCGCCGAAGCGGCTGGCGAGCGAGCTGGTGCGCAGCCAGATCGGGACGATGGTCAACGACCTGATCGAGGAGACGACGCGGCGGGTCGCCGCATCGGGTGTGGCGAGCGCCGACGACGTGCGGCACGCGGGATCGCCCTTGTGCGGCTTTTCGCCCGCGATGCGCGAGGAGGAGCGCGATCTGAAGCGCTTCATGTATGCGAACCTGTATCATCATCCGCGGCAACTCGAGGCGGCGGCGGTGGCGCACGGCATCGTCAGCGGGTTGTTCGCCGCCTATCGCGCCGATCCCGCAGCGATGAGCGACGAATGGGCGGAGGATGTTCCCGCCGCCGAACCGGAGCGCAGCCGGCATATCGCGGATTTCATCGCAGGCATGACCGATCGATACGCGATCGCGCGATATCGCGAACTGGTCGGCAAGATCGATCTGCCGGAAGGGTTCTGA
- a CDS encoding beta-hexosaminidase → MKPVIFGIAGLALSSDERAFFADAEPAGYILFKRNIADRTQVRALTDSLRELAGRDDLPILIDQEGGRVARMGPPEWPAFPAGPAFDALYRTAPMSAIQAMRANGQALGLMLAEVGITVDCAPIVDVAQPDTTEAITCRAYGAEPMQVAALGRAMLEGLAAGGVVGVVKHMPGHGRARVDSHHLLPTVTADAAALEVDLEPFRTLSHATMGMTSHIVFEAWDREHPATLSSTVIADIIRGAIGFDGLLMTDDIDMKALSGTAGEKAAGAIAAGCDLVLDCWARMDEMVEIAGRLGAIGDAARARLDRAMASVGAPTGDFDALIARRDALLALA, encoded by the coding sequence ATGAAGCCCGTCATCTTCGGCATCGCCGGCCTTGCGCTATCCTCCGACGAACGTGCGTTCTTCGCGGACGCGGAGCCCGCCGGCTATATCCTGTTCAAGCGCAACATCGCCGACCGCACGCAGGTGCGGGCGCTGACGGATTCGCTGCGCGAACTCGCCGGACGCGACGACCTGCCGATCCTGATCGATCAGGAGGGCGGCCGCGTCGCGCGGATGGGGCCACCGGAATGGCCGGCGTTCCCTGCGGGGCCGGCGTTCGATGCGCTCTATCGGACCGCACCGATGTCGGCGATCCAGGCGATGCGTGCCAACGGGCAGGCACTCGGGCTGATGCTGGCGGAGGTCGGCATCACCGTCGATTGCGCGCCGATCGTCGATGTCGCACAGCCCGACACCACCGAGGCGATCACCTGTCGCGCCTACGGGGCAGAGCCGATGCAGGTTGCCGCGCTCGGGCGGGCGATGCTGGAAGGACTGGCGGCCGGCGGTGTCGTCGGAGTGGTCAAGCATATGCCAGGGCACGGACGTGCGCGGGTGGACAGCCATCATCTGCTCCCCACGGTCACCGCGGACGCGGCGGCGCTGGAGGTCGATCTGGAGCCGTTCCGCACGCTGTCGCATGCGACGATGGGGATGACGTCGCACATCGTTTTCGAGGCTTGGGATCGCGAGCATCCGGCGACGCTGTCGTCGACGGTGATCGCCGATATCATCCGCGGTGCGATCGGCTTCGACGGGCTGCTGATGACCGACGATATCGATATGAAGGCACTGTCCGGCACCGCGGGCGAAAAGGCGGCGGGGGCGATCGCCGCAGGCTGCGACCTCGTGCTCGATTGCTGGGCGCGGATGGACGAGATGGTCGAGATCGCCGGGCGACTCGGTGCGATCGGCGACGCGGCGCGGGCGCGGCTCGACCGGGCGATGGCGAGCGTCGGTGCCCCCACGGGCGACTTCGACGCGCTGATAGCGCGGCGCGACGCATTGCTCGCGCTCGCCTGA
- a CDS encoding DUF1501 domain-containing protein: protein MDRRSFIAAGLLGTFAPRMAFAKAATAKRFVFIIQRGAADGLGTIGAVGDPAFVGARGVLAEDLTAGTKLDAMFALHPAMTNAAGLYGKRQALFAHAIASPYRDRSHFDGQNVLETGGTGAYQLKDGWMNRLLGVVPTDDARAIAIAATVPMALRGRREVASYAPSSLPDASDDLLARVTQLYQGDQQLHALWNEALTTRQLTSDLAQDNGRNAAATGALAARLLAPANGARIATIETGGWDTHAGQRGRLAQQLKGLDAMLGALQAGLGPVWDDTLVLVATEFGRTVAVNGTGGTDHGTGSAAMLFGGAVKGGRVLGDWPGLAPANLYEGRDLKPTTPLDAFIGGAVASHFGVEPARAMAALFPAGARTAAIEGLLRA from the coding sequence ATGGATCGACGCTCTTTTATCGCGGCCGGGCTGCTCGGCACCTTCGCCCCCCGGATGGCGTTCGCGAAGGCGGCGACGGCCAAACGGTTCGTGTTCATCATCCAGCGCGGGGCGGCGGACGGCCTCGGCACGATCGGCGCGGTGGGCGATCCGGCCTTCGTCGGCGCTCGCGGCGTGCTGGCGGAAGACCTGACCGCGGGCACGAAACTGGATGCGATGTTCGCGCTGCATCCGGCGATGACCAATGCCGCCGGGCTGTACGGCAAGAGGCAGGCGCTGTTCGCGCATGCGATCGCCTCGCCGTACCGCGACCGGTCGCATTTCGACGGGCAGAACGTGCTGGAGACGGGCGGCACCGGCGCGTACCAGCTGAAGGACGGCTGGATGAACCGGCTGCTCGGCGTCGTGCCGACGGACGATGCCAGGGCGATCGCGATCGCCGCTACGGTGCCGATGGCATTGCGTGGGCGACGTGAGGTGGCGAGCTACGCGCCCTCGTCGTTGCCCGATGCCTCCGACGACCTGCTGGCGCGGGTGACGCAATTGTATCAGGGCGACCAGCAATTGCATGCCCTGTGGAACGAGGCGCTGACGACGCGGCAGCTGACCAGCGATCTGGCGCAGGACAATGGCCGCAACGCCGCGGCGACGGGCGCGCTGGCGGCACGGCTGCTCGCCCCCGCCAACGGCGCGCGGATCGCCACGATCGAAACCGGCGGCTGGGATACGCACGCCGGCCAGCGGGGGCGGCTGGCCCAGCAGTTGAAGGGGCTGGATGCGATGCTCGGCGCATTACAGGCGGGGCTGGGGCCGGTGTGGGACGATACGCTGGTGCTGGTCGCAACCGAATTCGGGCGGACGGTCGCGGTCAACGGCACCGGCGGCACCGATCACGGCACCGGCAGCGCGGCGATGCTGTTCGGCGGTGCGGTGAAGGGCGGGCGCGTGCTGGGCGACTGGCCTGGTCTCGCACCGGCGAACCTCTACGAGGGCCGCGACCTGAAGCCGACGACGCCGCTCGATGCGTTCATCGGCGGCGCGGTGGCAAGCCATTTCGGGGTGGAGCCGGCGCGGGCGATGGCGGCACTGTTCCCGGCCGGCGCGAGGACCGCGGCGATCGAGGGGCTGCTGCGCGCCTGA
- a CDS encoding DUF1800 domain-containing protein produces MSDAAIAWNRFGLGARPDQPAPDDPRRWLVDQIARYRPAPAAVASAPTSALVAADLAAWQAEQRTIRQEMASGRSPAANTAEAPMQMAAQAPANDPAMAETPTRRDAAMAARQAARRIAQGRYVALIGARTDAAIVSDTPFAERLVHFWANHFAVSADKLELVGLAGTLEMEAIRPHVMGRFADMLFAVERHPAMLLYLDQAVSVGPDSPLGLRIGARGRRKVGLNENLAREIMELHTLGVRTGYSQADVTEFARAMTGWTVGGIGGGPGARLAGAATPGSFVFAAAVHQPGARTIMGKGYPQAGEAQARAVLADLAVHPATARHIATKLARHFAGDTPPPAMVARLERAFLTSGGDLPTVYRALIASPEAWTPAPAKFRTPWDWSIAAYRALGLTEVKPQAAFGLLNQLGQPVWKPGQPIGYDDSAPAWAGPDAIMRRVEAAERFAARSGASVDARALAERLFPAAVSPATTQALSRAESPGQALALLLVSPEMMRR; encoded by the coding sequence ATGTCGGACGCTGCCATCGCATGGAATCGATTCGGGCTGGGTGCGCGGCCGGACCAACCCGCGCCGGACGATCCGCGCCGCTGGCTCGTCGACCAGATCGCACGCTACCGGCCAGCGCCTGCGGCCGTGGCGTCTGCGCCCACGAGTGCGCTGGTCGCGGCCGATCTGGCCGCCTGGCAGGCGGAACAGCGAACGATCCGGCAGGAGATGGCATCGGGGCGATCCCCCGCAGCGAACACGGCAGAAGCGCCGATGCAGATGGCTGCGCAGGCCCCGGCGAACGATCCCGCCATGGCGGAGACACCGACGCGCAGGGATGCCGCGATGGCAGCGCGGCAGGCCGCACGTCGCATCGCGCAGGGCCGCTACGTGGCGCTGATCGGCGCCCGCACCGACGCGGCGATCGTCAGCGACACGCCGTTTGCCGAGCGGCTGGTGCACTTCTGGGCGAACCATTTCGCGGTCAGCGCGGACAAGCTGGAACTGGTCGGCCTCGCGGGGACGCTGGAGATGGAGGCGATCCGGCCGCATGTGATGGGCCGCTTCGCCGACATGCTGTTCGCAGTCGAGCGGCATCCGGCGATGCTGTTGTATCTGGATCAGGCGGTGTCGGTGGGGCCGGACAGTCCACTCGGCCTGCGCATCGGCGCGCGCGGGCGGCGCAAGGTCGGGTTGAACGAAAATCTGGCGCGCGAGATCATGGAGTTGCACACCCTCGGCGTGCGCACCGGCTATTCGCAGGCGGATGTCACCGAATTCGCAAGGGCGATGACGGGCTGGACGGTCGGCGGGATCGGCGGCGGGCCGGGCGCGCGGCTGGCCGGCGCGGCGACGCCGGGCAGCTTCGTCTTCGCGGCGGCGGTCCATCAGCCCGGCGCACGGACGATCATGGGCAAGGGATATCCGCAGGCCGGCGAGGCACAGGCGCGCGCGGTGCTGGCCGATCTGGCGGTCCATCCGGCGACGGCGCGGCATATCGCGACCAAGCTGGCGCGGCACTTCGCCGGTGACACGCCACCGCCGGCGATGGTGGCGCGACTGGAGCGGGCGTTCCTGACATCGGGTGGCGACCTCCCGACGGTGTACCGCGCGCTGATCGCGTCACCCGAAGCGTGGACGCCGGCACCCGCCAAGTTCCGCACACCGTGGGACTGGTCGATCGCCGCCTATCGCGCGCTGGGCCTGACGGAGGTGAAGCCGCAGGCGGCATTCGGGCTGCTCAACCAGCTCGGCCAGCCGGTATGGAAGCCGGGCCAGCCGATCGGATATGACGATAGCGCGCCCGCCTGGGCCGGCCCCGACGCGATCATGCGCCGGGTCGAGGCGGCGGAGCGGTTCGCCGCGCGATCCGGCGCGAGCGTGGATGCGCGGGCGCTGGCGGAGCGATTGTTTCCGGCGGCGGTGTCGCCCGCGACGACGCAGGCACTGTCGCGCGCCGAAAGCCCCGGGCAGGCGCTCGCACTGTTGCTGGTATCGCCCGAAATGATGCGGAGGTAG
- the scpB gene encoding SMC-Scp complex subunit ScpB, with amino-acid sequence MTPSDDAVRAVEALLFAAAEPMGVDSIRAHVGDIDVRATLARLRTDYSGRGIMLVRRGERWHFETAPDLAHLLRRDREDVRRLSRAGTETLAIIAYHEPVTRAEIESIRGVQTGKGTLDVLMEAGWVRPAGRREVPGRPLMFATTPDFLAHFGLESRRDLPGIDDLKAAGLLDPVDLALEVENDRESD; translated from the coding sequence ATGACGCCATCTGATGATGCCGTACGTGCGGTGGAGGCGCTGCTGTTTGCGGCGGCCGAGCCGATGGGCGTTGACAGTATCCGCGCCCATGTGGGCGACATCGACGTACGCGCGACGCTGGCGCGCCTGAGGACCGACTATTCGGGGCGTGGGATCATGCTGGTCCGCCGGGGCGAACGGTGGCATTTCGAGACGGCCCCCGACCTCGCGCATCTACTGCGCCGCGACCGCGAGGACGTGCGGCGGTTGAGCCGCGCCGGGACCGAGACGCTGGCCATTATCGCCTATCACGAGCCGGTGACGCGCGCGGAGATCGAGTCGATCCGCGGAGTACAGACGGGCAAGGGGACGCTCGACGTGCTGATGGAGGCGGGATGGGTGAGACCAGCGGGACGCCGGGAGGTGCCGGGGCGGCCGCTGATGTTCGCGACGACGCCGGATTTTCTCGCGCATTTCGGGCTGGAAAGTCGCCGCGATCTACCGGGTATCGACGATTTGAAGGCAGCTGGACTGCTCGACCCGGTCGATCTTGCTTTGGAGGTGGAAAACGACCGCGAGAGCGACTAG
- the tatC gene encoding twin-arginine translocase subunit TatC, producing MSEPEIENEIDASRAPLLDHLIELRRRLLYCMAALVVAFGVSYFFAEDIFAFLVQPLLSAGQKTVIYTQIFEAFFVKVKVAFFAAMMISFPVIANQLWQFVAPGLYRKEKRALLPFILATPVLFIGGAALAYYMAIPMALHFLLSFQGNVGGVNQEALPAIGNYLSFVMQFLFAFGLAFLLPVLLMLLERAGIVTRTQLIAARRYAIVGATAIAAVLTPPDLMSQVLLAVPLILLYEVAIIGIWFTERKRHKEAGTDIVEA from the coding sequence ATGAGCGAGCCGGAAATCGAAAACGAGATTGACGCGAGCCGGGCGCCGTTGTTGGATCACCTGATCGAGTTGCGGCGGCGTTTGCTGTATTGCATGGCCGCGCTGGTGGTGGCCTTCGGCGTCAGCTATTTTTTTGCTGAGGATATCTTTGCGTTCCTCGTCCAGCCTCTGCTGTCGGCGGGGCAGAAGACGGTGATCTACACGCAGATATTTGAGGCGTTCTTCGTCAAGGTTAAGGTCGCATTCTTTGCGGCGATGATGATCTCGTTTCCGGTGATCGCCAACCAATTGTGGCAATTCGTCGCTCCTGGCCTGTATCGGAAGGAAAAGCGCGCATTGCTGCCGTTCATCCTCGCGACCCCGGTTTTGTTTATCGGCGGCGCGGCACTGGCCTATTATATGGCAATTCCGATGGCGCTGCATTTCCTGTTGAGCTTTCAGGGTAATGTTGGCGGCGTCAATCAGGAAGCGTTACCCGCGATCGGCAATTACCTGTCGTTCGTGATGCAATTCCTGTTCGCGTTCGGCCTCGCTTTCCTGTTGCCGGTGCTGCTGATGCTGCTGGAACGGGCAGGGATCGTTACTCGCACGCAGCTGATTGCCGCGCGGCGCTACGCGATCGTGGGCGCGACTGCGATTGCGGCGGTGCTGACGCCGCCCGACCTTATGAGTCAGGTGCTACTCGCTGTGCCGCTGATTTTGCTCTACGAAGTTGCGATCATCGGTATCTGGTTCACAGAGCGGAAGCGGCATAAGGAGGCGGGGACTGACATCGTTGAAGCCTGA
- a CDS encoding SPOR domain-containing protein has translation MADDMDLREEDRLPWLETVEPDEERGAPIGKVIAMVVLGLAVLAAIIYGIYALQTRQSADGQLIAAQEGDYKVKPDDPGGLKVKGEGDAAIATSAGKAGNGSIDLNAVPERPIEGRRVAPNARPSASGGSNAVAQVPASGGRLVATQPVTVQRGAAAGAAGSGSLVQLGAYPSEAAAKAAWNGFSKRFSYLAPLGQSVQSVATGGRTLYRLRVNAGSANQAADICGRLRVAGESCFVAS, from the coding sequence ATGGCGGACGATATGGACCTGCGTGAGGAGGACCGCCTGCCGTGGCTCGAAACCGTCGAGCCGGACGAGGAGCGTGGAGCCCCGATCGGCAAGGTTATTGCGATGGTCGTGCTCGGCCTCGCGGTGCTCGCGGCGATCATCTACGGCATCTACGCGCTTCAGACGCGCCAGTCCGCCGACGGTCAGTTGATCGCCGCGCAAGAGGGTGACTACAAGGTCAAGCCGGACGATCCCGGCGGGTTGAAGGTGAAGGGCGAGGGCGACGCCGCCATCGCCACCAGCGCAGGCAAGGCGGGCAACGGGTCGATCGATCTGAATGCGGTGCCGGAGAGGCCGATCGAGGGCCGCCGGGTCGCACCGAATGCCAGACCTTCGGCGAGCGGTGGCAGCAATGCGGTGGCGCAGGTGCCGGCGTCCGGCGGGCGACTGGTGGCGACGCAGCCGGTGACGGTACAGCGCGGCGCAGCCGCTGGCGCAGCGGGCAGCGGTTCGCTCGTGCAGCTTGGCGCCTATCCCAGCGAGGCGGCGGCCAAGGCGGCTTGGAACGGTTTCTCCAAGCGGTTCAGCTATCTGGCACCACTGGGTCAATCGGTACAGTCGGTCGCGACGGGCGGGCGGACCCTGTACCGCCTGCGGGTGAACGCGGGCAGCGCCAATCAGGCCGCCGACATCTGCGGACGTCTGCGCGTAGCGGGCGAAAGCTGCTTCGTCGCCAGCTAG
- a CDS encoding segregation/condensation protein A: MAEPEQLTLDLEGWEGPLDLLLTLARSQKVDLRKLSILALVEQYLRYIHQRQTLKLEVAADYLVMAAWLAYLKSALLLPRDPAVEPDPEELALRLQSRLERLNAMREAGARLMARDRLGRDVFMRRAPEGLRVVRRSRWQADIYDLIAAYGRVSARTRPVMHVVADREVMTLEAALARVSRLVGTRIDWSTLESFLPDGSGRLRKSALASSFLAALELAKQGRVELLQQAPFTPLYIRSIT, from the coding sequence ATGGCTGAGCCGGAACAACTCACGCTCGACCTGGAAGGGTGGGAAGGGCCGCTCGACCTGCTGCTGACGCTCGCGCGGTCGCAGAAGGTCGACCTGCGCAAGCTGTCGATCCTGGCCCTGGTCGAGCAATATCTGCGCTACATCCACCAGCGCCAGACGCTGAAGCTGGAGGTGGCGGCCGATTATCTCGTCATGGCGGCGTGGCTGGCATATCTGAAATCGGCGCTGCTGCTGCCGCGCGATCCGGCGGTCGAGCCGGATCCGGAAGAACTGGCGTTGCGGCTGCAATCGCGGCTGGAGCGGCTGAATGCGATGCGGGAAGCGGGGGCGCGGCTCATGGCGCGCGACCGGCTGGGGCGCGACGTGTTCATGCGACGCGCGCCGGAAGGGCTGCGGGTGGTGCGGCGGTCGCGGTGGCAGGCGGATATCTACGACCTGATCGCCGCGTATGGCCGGGTCAGCGCGCGGACGCGGCCGGTGATGCACGTCGTCGCCGACCGCGAGGTGATGACGCTGGAGGCGGCGCTCGCGCGGGTGTCGCGACTCGTGGGCACCCGGATCGACTGGTCGACGCTGGAAAGCTTCCTGCCGGATGGCTCGGGACGACTGCGCAAATCGGCACTCGCATCGTCATTTCTCGCCGCACTCGAACTCGCCAAACAAGGGCGCGTAGAACTACTCCAGCAAGCCCCCTTCACCCCCCTCTACATCCGGTCGATCACATGA
- the argS gene encoding arginine--tRNA ligase, whose product MTLYTRFAAHVATALDTLTAAGTLPGGLDRKNVTVEPPRDVTHGDLATNAAMVLAKPAGINPRALGEALATELGKLDDVAEASVAGPGFINLRLTDAAWRDELAQIQAGGDDYGRSTLGKGVSVNVEYVSANPTGPMHMGHCRGAVVGDALASLLEFAGHTVIREYYVNDAGGQVDVLARSTHLRYREALGETITIPEGLYPGDYLVGIGQELAGEFGDRYVDAPEAEWLALFRTRAVAAMLVMIKDDLALLGIHHDLFSSEAELQAAGKPEAAEAELRARGLVYDGVLEAPKGETPDDWEPVELPLFRSSQFGDDQDRPIKKSNGQWTYFGADLAYHFQKSQSADQLIDIWGADHAGTVKRIVAAVAALTGGKTRFDVKLVQMVRLLRGGEPVKMSKRAGNFVTLADVVREVGKDVVRFTMLTRRSDAQMDFDFAKVVEASKDNPVFYVQYAHARVASLHRRAAEAGIVGGSADLSRLDTEELALVKLAAQFPRIVETAAMAREPHRIAFYLYDLAAAFHALWNVGNDRPDRRFLVVEDHDATRARLFLATAVAQIIRNGLSIMGVVAVSEMK is encoded by the coding sequence ATGACGCTTTACACCCGCTTCGCCGCGCATGTCGCGACGGCCCTCGACACGTTGACTGCCGCCGGAACGCTCCCGGGTGGGCTGGATCGCAAGAACGTCACGGTCGAACCGCCGCGCGACGTCACGCATGGCGATCTTGCGACCAATGCGGCGATGGTGCTCGCCAAGCCGGCCGGGATCAATCCGCGGGCGCTGGGGGAGGCACTGGCGACCGAACTGGGCAAGCTGGACGACGTGGCCGAAGCGAGCGTCGCCGGACCGGGCTTCATCAACCTGCGGCTGACCGATGCGGCGTGGCGGGACGAGCTGGCGCAGATTCAGGCGGGTGGCGACGATTACGGCCGCTCGACGCTCGGCAAGGGCGTGAGCGTCAATGTCGAATATGTCTCGGCGAACCCGACCGGGCCGATGCACATGGGCCATTGCCGCGGCGCCGTCGTCGGCGACGCACTCGCCAGCCTGCTGGAGTTTGCGGGACATACGGTGATCCGCGAATATTACGTCAACGACGCCGGGGGGCAGGTCGATGTGCTCGCGCGCTCGACCCACCTGCGCTACCGCGAGGCGCTGGGCGAGACGATCACGATCCCCGAGGGGCTGTATCCGGGCGATTATCTCGTCGGCATCGGCCAGGAACTCGCCGGTGAATTCGGCGATCGCTATGTCGATGCGCCCGAGGCGGAGTGGCTCGCGCTGTTCCGCACCCGCGCGGTCGCCGCGATGCTGGTGATGATCAAGGACGATCTCGCCCTTCTCGGCATCCACCACGATCTGTTCTCGTCCGAGGCGGAATTGCAGGCGGCGGGCAAGCCCGAGGCGGCAGAGGCCGAGTTGCGCGCACGCGGGCTGGTGTATGACGGCGTGCTTGAGGCGCCGAAGGGCGAAACGCCGGACGATTGGGAACCGGTCGAATTGCCGTTGTTCCGCTCGTCGCAGTTCGGGGACGATCAGGACCGGCCGATCAAGAAATCCAACGGACAATGGACCTATTTCGGCGCGGATCTCGCCTATCACTTCCAGAAAAGCCAGTCGGCGGATCAGCTGATCGACATCTGGGGTGCGGATCATGCCGGGACGGTCAAGCGGATCGTCGCCGCGGTTGCGGCGCTGACCGGCGGCAAGACGCGGTTCGACGTCAAGCTGGTCCAGATGGTGCGGCTGCTACGCGGTGGCGAGCCTGTGAAGATGTCCAAGCGCGCCGGCAACTTCGTGACGCTGGCCGATGTGGTGCGCGAAGTGGGCAAGGATGTGGTGCGCTTCACCATGCTGACGCGCCGGTCGGACGCGCAGATGGACTTCGACTTCGCCAAGGTGGTCGAGGCGTCGAAGGACAATCCGGTGTTCTACGTCCAGTATGCGCATGCCCGCGTCGCATCGCTGCACCGGCGTGCCGCGGAGGCGGGGATCGTCGGCGGTTCGGCGGATCTGTCCCGGCTTGATACGGAGGAGCTGGCGCTGGTGAAGCTGGCGGCGCAGTTCCCGCGTATCGTCGAGACCGCGGCGATGGCACGTGAACCGCATAGAATTGCGTTCTATCTCTATGACTTGGCAGCGGCTTTCCATGCTTTGTGGAACGTCGGTAACGATCGTCCCGATCGTCGCTTCCTGGTGGTCGAGGATCATGATGCCACGCGTGCACGTCTGTTCTTGGCGACAGCGGTCGCACAGATTATTCGTAACGGGCTCAGCATCATGGGTGTTGTCGCGGTTTCGGAGATGAAGTGA